Genomic segment of Sporocytophaga myxococcoides:
GAAAAAAGGAGTTTGGAAAAAAGGAGCAACGACTTCTGAGTTTTTTAACAAAAATTCAAAAGGGACAATACCTGGAGAAGGTGCTGCATTCTTTTCTCTATCTTCAAGTCCAAAGGATCCATATGCAATCGTGTTGGCTGTTGAAATACTTTTTAACACAAATAGCCACGAAGATCTTAAAATGATTCTTGATAAAATATTCTCTTCCAATAATATTGAGGCGAAAGATATTGATCTTATCCTTATAGGAACAAATGGCGATAAGGAAGGGGATAAGGTATATTCAGAGTTTAAAGAAAATTTCTTTAAAGAAAATAATTCAGCGGCTTTTAAAAATCTTTGTGGTGAATATTCGACCTCTTCTGCATTTGGAGTTTGGCTGGCTTCTCAGATATTAAAGAAAAAGGAAATTCCAGCTTGTGTTTCCTTAAGCCACACTCCTGAAAAGGAAGTGAATAAAATTCTTTTGTATAACCATTACCACGGAAATCATTCCCTCATTTTATTATCCTCATGTTGAGGTTTAAGCTTGTAAGCGCGTTATTTTTCATCATTTCGGCACTGCTCCTTTTTCTGTCGATTGAAAAAGATTTTTCTTTTTGGTGGTTGGTCCTTAATGTTTTAGTGTATTCTGCTGTTGTATTTTATGGGGTGACCTATCTTAGTGCTGGCTTTTTTGTAAAGGCAGTTTGTTCTGGTCCCGATAGTAAGAAGGAATTATGTATAACCTTTGATGATGGACCTCATCCTGAAATAACGCCAAGAATTTTAAAGATTTTAAAAGAACATTCTGTCCCGGCAGCCTTTTTTGTCATCGGAAAAAACATAGAAGGAAATGAAGGTTTATTACAAAAAACGGATCAGGAGGGACACATAGTAGGAAATCATACCTTCAATCATTCTTTCTGGTTTGACCTGAAATCACCTTCAGGCATGAAACTTGAATTGAAACAGACAGATGATAAGATCAGGGAAGTTTTGGGGAAATATCCCTTGTATTTCAGGCCGCCTTATGGAGTAACGAATCCTCCTTTGTATAAGGCTCTTAGAGATACAAGGTATTCCACAATCGGATGGAATGTTCGTTCCTTTGATACTGTTGTAATGGATAAAATCAATTTATTGGATAAACTGAAAAAGGCTCTGAAACCTGGAGCTATTTATCTTTTTCATGATACCAATGATCGTACTGTTGAGATTTTAGAATCATTTATTTTGTATGCAAAGGAAAATGGATATTCTTTTGTATCAATTGAGAAGTTTGTAAATAAAGATGCATATGCTTTTAATTAAGAAATTCGGATTTTTTCTTTCGTTTATTCTGGGGCTTACCACAATTGCTGTAAGTCAGCATGCTGGTTTTAGTCCGCTTACGGATTCGGTTTCATTTAAAAATAATCTTGCTAAAACAGCGAAAGAAACCAAGACCATTCAAAGTGATTTTGTTCAGGAGAAAAACCTGAATGTACTTGCAGAAAAAATTATTACCAAGGGAACTTTCATGTTTAAAAAGGATAACATGCTGAGATGGCAATACACTGATCCTTTTCAATACCTGATCATCATGAATAAAAATAAAGTCTTTATAAAAGATGACTCCAGGGAAAACAAATATGATATGCAATCTAATAAAATGTTCCAGGAGATCAACAACATGATCATTAATAGTGTACAGGGGAATGTGCTGAACAGTAAGGATTATCATATCAAGTATTACCAGAATGAAAAGTATTATCTGGTTGACCTTACTCCTTTGAACAAAAACATGAAAGGTTTTCTGAAAACTATCAGTTTATACTTTGACAAAAAGGATTTTACAGTTTCCAAACTGACTATGACTGAGCCATCAGGGGATTATACCAATATAGCTTTCATTAATAAAAAAGTAAATGCAGAAATTTCAGATGAGAAGTTTCATATTAAGTAGTATTCTCATAGTTCTGCTTTTCTCATGTAAAGGATCTAAAACGGCCAGTACAGAAGAAGAAAGAAGGCCCTTGAAATCGGGAGAACTGATGTCGCTTTTTAAAAGTGACAGTGGTGCATTTGTTTATAAAACGGCTGTAGATGTTTATGGTCATTACCTTAGCGGCTTGTTAATTATAAAAAATACAGAGATGGATAAGTACAGACTAGTATTTACCACTGAAGTAGGTGTTAAACTTTTTGACTTTGAGCTGGGTCCGTCTCATTTTTTTAAAGTGCATTACTGCATTGACCAGATGAACAAAAAGGTAGTAATCAACCTTCTGCGGGACGACTTCAGGCTATTACTCATGAATCCATTAATCGCTTCTGAAGCAGTTGTTTCAAATGATAGCACTCATGTAATTTACAGACTCAGAGGAAAGAAGGAAGAAAATGCTTATTTTTACAATCTTGAAGATGGCCAATTGTCAAAAATAATGACGACTTACGGTAAGAAATCCAAGGTTAAAGTGGAGATCCTATTCACTGATTATAAAGATAAAGTGCCCTCAAATATTCTGCTGGATCATAAGAATATAAAGTTGACAATAAAGATGAGTCTTTTGAAAAGATAATATGTTACAAGAGAAGAATTTCTATAAAGTACAAGCAGTAGAGCCGGTTACAGAAGGTTCGCTAAAAGTCAGAGTTGAACTGAATGAAAAACATAAAATATTTGAAGGTCATTTCCCTGGAAATCCTGTTGTGCCCGGAGTGTGCATGGTTCAAATGATCAAAGAAATGCTATCATCAGTTTTAGAAAAAGAACTAACTCTGGTAACGGGTGATAACTTGAAATTTATGAATATTGTAAATCCGGAGGTAAATAAGTTTCTAGATTTTGATATCAATTATAAACAACTGGAAGATTCCGTTATTAAGGTAAACAATACCATATTTTTTGAAGATAAAGTATTCTTTAAGTTTAGCGGAACCTTTAAATAGCAACTACAGGGACTGATTAATATTTTTTGCTTTTAAGGAATTAAACAAGTGGGAAATATGTTATTAATCAGCTTTTTGTCTTCTAATGTTCAATATGAAATGATTCATGACATCTCTGAAAAATATCTATAGGGAGAAGTTTGACAAGCTTAAGTGTTGTGTGTTGATTCCTACATATAACAATGAAAAAACTTTGTTCAAAGTGATCAGTGATGTGTTGGAATATACTGGAGATGTCATTGTTGTCAATGATGGCTCTACAGATTCAACCCGAAATATCCTTGAGTCTTTCACGCAGATTAAAGTAGTCCAGCAACCTCGTAATATGGGCAAAGGCATGGCCCTTCGTACAGGATTCAAAGCTGCTTTTGAGCAAGGATATCAATATGCTATTACGATAGATTCTGATGGTCAGCATATGGCATCAGATCTTCCTGTATTTATAGATAAGATAGAAAAAGAACCGGGAACCCTTATTGTAGGCGCAAGGAATATGGAACAATCTTCTGTGCCTGGGAAAAGCAGCTTTGGACATAAGTTCTCTAATTTCTGGTTTTGGTTTGAAACAGGTGTAAAACTTCCGGATACTCAGTCCGGATATCGTCTTTATCCCCTGGAGCCATTATATAAAATGAAATGGTTTACCAGAAAATATGAGTTTGAAATTGAGAATATAGTCAGGGCTTCCTGGAAAGGTGTAAAAGTAGATTCTGTACCAGTGCAAGTATATTATGGTAAAGAACGGGTTACGCACTTCAGACCATTTAAAGATTTTAGCAGAGTAAGTGTTCTGAACACTATTCTGGTAGTTATTGCAATACTTTTTATCAAACCCTTTAAAGTAATCAGAAGTCTCAATAGAAACAGCATAGCTGATTTTTTCAAGAAGTATGTATTC
This window contains:
- a CDS encoding polysaccharide deacetylase family protein; the encoded protein is MLRFKLVSALFFIISALLLFLSIEKDFSFWWLVLNVLVYSAVVFYGVTYLSAGFFVKAVCSGPDSKKELCITFDDGPHPEITPRILKILKEHSVPAAFFVIGKNIEGNEGLLQKTDQEGHIVGNHTFNHSFWFDLKSPSGMKLELKQTDDKIREVLGKYPLYFRPPYGVTNPPLYKALRDTRYSTIGWNVRSFDTVVMDKINLLDKLKKALKPGAIYLFHDTNDRTVEILESFILYAKENGYSFVSIEKFVNKDAYAFN
- a CDS encoding DUF2062 domain-containing protein, with protein sequence MTSLKNIYREKFDKLKCCVLIPTYNNEKTLFKVISDVLEYTGDVIVVNDGSTDSTRNILESFTQIKVVQQPRNMGKGMALRTGFKAAFEQGYQYAITIDSDGQHMASDLPVFIDKIEKEPGTLIVGARNMEQSSVPGKSSFGHKFSNFWFWFETGVKLPDTQSGYRLYPLEPLYKMKWFTRKYEFEIENIVRASWKGVKVDSVPVQVYYGKERVTHFRPFKDFSRVSVLNTILVVIAILFIKPFKVIRSLNRNSIADFFKKYVFNRDESDLRKTLSVMFGVFMGIVPIWGFQLIVGITLAHLMRLNKVLFVTAAHISIPPMIPILIFLSYKAGGMVLPNGKDVLIFNRDITLENVKADLFQYTVGSMLLAVAAAVLFGLITYLLLKVFPAKQKLNTEISS
- a CDS encoding LolA family protein; translation: MLLIKKFGFFLSFILGLTTIAVSQHAGFSPLTDSVSFKNNLAKTAKETKTIQSDFVQEKNLNVLAEKIITKGTFMFKKDNMLRWQYTDPFQYLIIMNKNKVFIKDDSRENKYDMQSNKMFQEINNMIINSVQGNVLNSKDYHIKYYQNEKYYLVDLTPLNKNMKGFLKTISLYFDKKDFTVSKLTMTEPSGDYTNIAFINKKVNAEISDEKFHIK